In the genome of Staphylococcus durrellii, one region contains:
- a CDS encoding transcriptional regulator, SarA/Rot family, producing MGEALDNKVTNVLNLNHILVEIENIFKSIRKEYKMSKEEVLILLTLWKKGSMTLKQMDEHVHIKSYKRTRTYNDLVEKKWIIKERPQNDERTVIIYFNDKFEDEREHLLNFITDEINSKKASFQESLTTILNL from the coding sequence ATGGGAGAGGCGTTAGACAATAAGGTTACAAATGTTTTGAATTTGAATCATATTTTAGTGGAAATTGAGAACATTTTCAAAAGCATTAGGAAAGAATACAAAATGTCTAAAGAAGAGGTTTTAATTCTACTTACGCTTTGGAAAAAAGGCTCAATGACACTAAAACAAATGGATGAACACGTTCACATCAAATCATACAAACGTACGCGTACGTATAATGATTTAGTCGAGAAAAAATGGATTATTAAAGAAAGACCTCAAAATGATGAACGTACAGTAATCATCTATTTCAATGATAAATTTGAAGATGAAAGGGAACATCTTTTAAACTTTATTACTGATGAAATTAATTCAAAAAAAGCAAGTTTTCAAGAAAGTTTAACTACTATCTTAAACTTATAG
- the leuS gene encoding leucine--tRNA ligase produces MVNYNHNDIERKWQQYWENNKTFKTSDNFGQKKFYALDMFPYPSGAGLHVGHPEGYTATDIVSRYKRMQGYNVLHPMGWDAFGLPAEQYALDTGNNPRAFTQKNVNTFKRQIKELGFSYDWDREINTTDPEYYKWTQWIFIQLYNKGLAYVDEVAVNWCPALGTVLSNEEVIDGVSERGGHTVYRRPMKQWVLKITAYADRLLEDLEDLDWPESIKDMQRNWIGRSEGATVTFNVESTQDNIKVYTTRPDTIFGATFLVLSPEHELVNKITSSDKQEAVKAYQVEAAKKSDLERTGLSKGKSGVFTGAYAINPLSGEEVPVWIADYVLSTYGTGAVMAVPSGDQRDYEFAQAFDLPIVEVIEGGDLSKEAYTGDGPHVNSGELNGLYNEGAITKAIDLLEEKNAGTRTVNYKLRDWLFSRQRYWGEPIPVIHWEDGTMSTVPEEELPVLLPETNEIKPSGTGESPLANIPEFVNVVDEETGMKGRRETNTMPQWAGSCWYYLRYIDPNNDKMLADPEKLKHWLPVDLYIGGVEHAVLHLLYARFWHKVLYDLGVVPTKEPFQKLYNQGMILGEGNEKMSKSKGNVINPDDIIKSHGADTLRLYEMFMGPLDAAIAWSDNGLDGSRRFLDRVWRLLVNEDGTLSDRVVEDNDGSLDKSYHQTVKKVSEDFDTLSFNTAISQLMVFINDCYKVDTLYRSYIEGFVTMLAPIAPHISEELWSMLGHEATITYQPWPTYDETLLVDNEVEIVVQVNGKVRAKINIPKDTAKEDMEAIALDNDSIKNEIEGKDIKKVIAVPQKLVNIVAK; encoded by the coding sequence ATTGTGAATTATAATCATAATGATATCGAAAGAAAATGGCAACAATACTGGGAGAACAACAAAACTTTTAAAACTAGTGATAATTTCGGACAAAAGAAATTTTATGCACTAGACATGTTTCCATATCCATCTGGAGCAGGTCTGCACGTAGGACACCCAGAAGGTTATACGGCGACTGACATCGTATCACGTTATAAAAGAATGCAAGGGTATAATGTTTTACATCCTATGGGCTGGGATGCATTTGGGTTGCCAGCTGAACAGTATGCATTGGATACTGGTAACAATCCAAGAGCATTCACACAAAAAAATGTAAATACATTTAAAAGACAAATTAAAGAATTAGGTTTTAGTTATGATTGGGACAGAGAAATTAATACGACTGATCCTGAATATTATAAATGGACACAATGGATTTTTATTCAGCTATATAACAAAGGTTTAGCTTATGTAGATGAGGTTGCTGTGAATTGGTGTCCTGCATTGGGCACGGTTTTATCTAATGAAGAGGTAATTGATGGCGTTTCTGAACGTGGAGGACACACGGTATACAGAAGACCTATGAAACAATGGGTACTTAAAATTACTGCCTATGCTGACCGATTATTAGAAGATTTAGAAGATTTGGATTGGCCCGAGTCAATTAAAGATATGCAACGTAACTGGATAGGACGTTCTGAAGGTGCAACCGTTACATTTAATGTAGAAAGTACTCAGGACAATATCAAAGTCTATACAACTAGACCAGATACTATTTTTGGTGCAACTTTCTTAGTTCTAAGTCCAGAACATGAATTAGTAAATAAAATTACATCATCAGATAAACAAGAGGCAGTTAAAGCATATCAAGTTGAAGCGGCTAAGAAATCTGATTTAGAACGTACAGGTTTATCAAAAGGAAAATCAGGTGTATTTACGGGTGCATATGCTATAAATCCACTTTCAGGAGAAGAAGTGCCAGTTTGGATTGCGGACTATGTATTATCAACTTATGGTACTGGTGCTGTAATGGCTGTCCCAAGTGGAGATCAACGTGACTATGAATTCGCTCAAGCTTTTGACCTACCGATAGTAGAAGTCATTGAAGGTGGAGACCTAAGTAAAGAAGCATATACAGGTGATGGGCCGCATGTTAATTCTGGAGAATTAAATGGTTTATATAATGAGGGTGCAATTACTAAAGCCATTGATTTATTAGAAGAAAAAAATGCGGGTACACGCACAGTGAATTATAAATTACGTGACTGGTTATTCAGCAGACAAAGATATTGGGGCGAACCAATCCCAGTTATACATTGGGAAGACGGGACTATGTCAACTGTACCAGAGGAAGAACTTCCAGTATTACTTCCTGAGACTAATGAAATTAAACCATCAGGTACTGGTGAATCACCATTAGCTAATATTCCTGAGTTCGTTAATGTAGTGGATGAAGAAACTGGCATGAAAGGGCGTCGTGAGACTAATACCATGCCACAGTGGGCAGGAAGCTGTTGGTATTATTTAAGATATATCGACCCTAACAATGATAAAATGTTAGCTGACCCAGAAAAACTTAAACATTGGTTACCTGTTGATTTATATATTGGCGGCGTAGAACATGCAGTGTTACACTTATTGTATGCAAGATTTTGGCATAAAGTGTTGTATGATTTAGGTGTAGTACCTACGAAAGAACCATTCCAAAAATTATACAATCAAGGCATGATTCTTGGTGAAGGTAATGAAAAAATGAGTAAATCTAAAGGAAATGTTATTAATCCTGATGATATTATTAAAAGTCATGGTGCAGATACATTAAGACTTTACGAAATGTTTATGGGGCCATTAGATGCCGCAATTGCATGGAGCGATAACGGACTTGACGGTTCTCGTAGATTCTTAGATAGGGTATGGAGATTGTTGGTGAATGAAGATGGCACTTTATCAGACCGTGTGGTTGAAGATAATGATGGTTCATTAGATAAGTCTTATCACCAAACAGTCAAAAAAGTTTCAGAAGACTTCGATACACTAAGCTTTAACACGGCAATTAGTCAGTTAATGGTATTTATTAATGACTGTTATAAAGTAGATACATTGTACCGTTCTTATATTGAAGGCTTTGTTACAATGCTTGCACCAATAGCTCCGCATATAAGTGAAGAGTTATGGAGTATGTTGGGTCACGAAGCTACAATTACTTACCAACCGTGGCCAACTTATGATGAAACTTTACTTGTCGATAACGAAGTTGAGATTGTTGTACAAGTAAATGGTAAGGTAAGAGCTAAAATTAACATTCCTAAAGATACTGCTAAGGAAGATATGGAAGCTATTGCTTTAGATAATGATAGCATTAAGAACGAAATCGAAGGTAAAGACATTAAAAAGGTTATTGCAGTACCGCAAAAACTAGTTAACATTGTAGCTAAATAA
- the ribB gene encoding 3,4-dihydroxy-2-butanone-4-phosphate synthase, whose amino-acid sequence MHLDDIEQALDELKRGKSIIVVDDEDRENEGDLVAVTEWMQDNTVNFMAKYARGLICAPISNDIAHHFELDAMVKNNSDVYGTDFTVSIDHVDTTTGISASERMLTARALIDEQAKASSFNRPGHLFPLIAKDNGVMERIGHTEASVDLAKLTGAKPAALICEIMNDDGTMAKGDSLQAFREEHGLVMISIDDLVEYRKAQETHIEAKAEVAMPTEYGDFKMIGFTTSSSRDELVAVIKDKPRTTENVRIHSSCLTGDIFHSQRCDCGEQLAESMKYIEEHGGIIIYLPQEGRGIGLINKLRAYELIEQGYDTVTANNALGFDEDLRDYKDAAAMLKYLGVENVNLLSNNPTKFKSLEKYGINITKRIELIVPENEHNHNYMTTKKTKMGHLL is encoded by the coding sequence ATGCATTTAGATGATATCGAACAAGCGTTAGATGAGCTAAAACGTGGCAAAAGTATTATTGTTGTAGATGATGAAGATAGAGAGAATGAAGGAGATTTAGTTGCCGTAACAGAATGGATGCAAGATAATACCGTAAACTTTATGGCAAAATATGCACGAGGGTTAATATGTGCACCAATTAGTAATGACATTGCGCATCATTTTGAATTGGATGCAATGGTCAAAAATAATTCGGACGTGTATGGTACAGATTTTACAGTTAGTATCGATCATGTAGACACAACAACAGGTATTAGTGCGTCTGAAAGAATGTTGACTGCACGTGCTTTAATTGATGAACAAGCTAAAGCGAGTTCATTTAACAGACCTGGTCATTTATTCCCATTAATTGCAAAGGACAATGGCGTAATGGAAAGAATCGGTCATACTGAAGCATCTGTAGACTTAGCTAAACTAACTGGTGCAAAACCTGCTGCTTTAATTTGTGAAATAATGAATGATGACGGTACTATGGCAAAAGGAGATTCACTACAAGCTTTCCGTGAAGAACATGGTCTCGTTATGATTTCTATAGATGATTTAGTGGAATATAGAAAAGCTCAGGAAACACATATCGAGGCAAAAGCAGAAGTAGCTATGCCAACAGAATATGGTGACTTTAAAATGATTGGCTTTACAACTTCAAGTTCAAGAGATGAACTTGTAGCAGTCATTAAAGACAAACCAAGAACAACTGAAAATGTACGTATCCACTCATCTTGTTTAACAGGTGATATTTTCCATAGTCAACGTTGTGATTGTGGGGAACAATTAGCGGAATCAATGAAATATATCGAGGAACATGGTGGCATAATAATTTATCTACCCCAAGAGGGTAGAGGTATTGGTTTGATTAATAAATTGAGAGCTTATGAATTAATCGAACAAGGTTATGATACGGTTACGGCAAATAATGCTTTGGGATTTGACGAAGATTTACGAGATTATAAAGACGCTGCTGCAATGCTTAAATATTTAGGCGTCGAAAATGTAAATCTATTGAGCAACAATCCGACAAAGTTTAAAAGTTTAGAAAAATACGGTATTAACATCACTAAAAGAATAGAACTGATTGTACCTGAAAATGAACACAATCATAATTATATGACAACTAAAAAAACTAAAATGGGTCATTTACTATAG
- a CDS encoding L-lactate dehydrogenase: MKYTKSNKVVLIGDGAVGSSYAFALVSQAIVDELVIIDIDEERVTGDIKDLAHASALSAKRTNLKVGSYEDCANADIVVITAGANQQPHETRLDLVTKNAEIFKAIITQVIEHRFSGIFVVATNPVDIMTYVTKKISGFPKEKVIGSGTVLDSARFRHELGELCGIAPTNINAQIIGEHGDSELAVWSNVQIAGQPLHQFKENYTLSENELKQAFINTKEAAYHIIRAKGATCYGIAMALTEITNAILCNQDTVLTVSSYLDNEFGYEDVYAGVPTLLNRNGAVKIYEIALNSLEKKQFEDSINILKEYQQKLRNYFIA, encoded by the coding sequence ATGAAATATACGAAAAGTAATAAAGTAGTTCTAATCGGTGATGGTGCAGTTGGTTCTAGTTATGCTTTTGCATTAGTATCTCAAGCAATAGTAGATGAACTAGTAATTATTGATATTGATGAAGAAAGAGTCACAGGAGATATTAAAGATTTGGCGCATGCTTCCGCATTAAGTGCTAAAAGAACGAATTTAAAAGTCGGTAGTTATGAAGATTGTGCTAATGCAGATATAGTGGTTATTACTGCTGGTGCAAATCAACAACCACATGAAACAAGATTGGATTTGGTAACGAAAAACGCAGAAATATTTAAAGCAATTATAACTCAAGTAATTGAACATCGATTTTCAGGAATATTTGTCGTGGCAACTAATCCTGTAGATATTATGACTTATGTTACTAAAAAAATTTCCGGTTTCCCTAAGGAAAAAGTAATAGGTTCAGGTACGGTACTTGATAGTGCAAGGTTTAGACATGAGTTAGGGGAGTTATGTGGTATTGCGCCAACTAACATTAATGCACAAATAATCGGTGAGCATGGAGATTCTGAATTAGCTGTTTGGTCAAATGTGCAAATTGCTGGCCAGCCGCTACATCAATTTAAAGAAAACTATACATTATCAGAAAATGAATTAAAGCAGGCATTTATAAATACAAAAGAAGCTGCATATCATATTATTCGAGCAAAAGGGGCAACTTGCTATGGTATTGCAATGGCACTTACAGAAATTACAAATGCGATTTTATGTAATCAAGATACTGTGTTAACTGTTTCTAGTTATTTAGACAATGAATTTGGTTACGAGGATGTATATGCTGGTGTGCCAACACTTTTAAACAGAAATGGTGCAGTTAAAATATATGAAATTGCATTAAATAGTTTAGAAAAAAAACAATTTGAAGACTCTATAAATATTTTAAAAGAATATCAACAAAAATTAAGAAATTACTTTATTGCATAA
- a CDS encoding proline dehydrogenase family protein: protein MPIVKDFFIALSNSKFLNATAKKLGPMFGAKKVVAGNTIPMLLETIERLNEKGIVVTVDNLGEYVVNEGEAIQAKDRILEVMYAVYDHNLDAHMSIKISQLGAEFDLDLAYKNLREILLKANEFNNMHINIDTEKYESLFGVIQTVDRLKGEFKNVGTVIQAYLFKAEALIDKYPELRLRLVKGAYKENEFIAYQSKEEIDKNYIDIIEKRLLNCNHVTSIATHDDAIINHVKQFAKDNHIDKEQYEFQMLYGFRTELAEKIAKEGYNFCIYVPFGDDWFSYFMRRLAERPQNLVLAYKEFTSPQMLKKLGIFFGATTALIAGLVALFKLSKK, encoded by the coding sequence ATGCCAATCGTGAAAGATTTCTTTATTGCTTTATCTAATAGTAAATTTTTAAACGCTACTGCGAAAAAATTAGGACCCATGTTTGGTGCAAAAAAAGTGGTAGCCGGCAACACTATTCCAATGTTATTAGAGACGATAGAACGTCTTAACGAAAAGGGAATCGTTGTTACTGTAGATAATTTAGGTGAATATGTTGTTAATGAAGGGGAAGCAATTCAAGCTAAAGATCGAATTCTAGAAGTGATGTACGCTGTTTATGACCATAATTTAGATGCGCATATGTCAATCAAAATAAGTCAATTAGGCGCGGAATTTGATTTAGATCTTGCTTATAAAAACTTGAGAGAAATTTTATTAAAAGCAAATGAATTTAATAATATGCACATTAATATAGATACCGAAAAATATGAATCACTATTTGGAGTAATACAAACTGTTGATCGCTTAAAAGGCGAATTTAAAAACGTAGGAACAGTAATCCAAGCATACCTATTTAAAGCCGAAGCATTGATTGATAAATATCCCGAATTGCGTTTACGTTTAGTTAAAGGCGCTTATAAAGAAAACGAATTTATCGCTTATCAGTCTAAAGAAGAAATAGATAAAAATTACATAGATATAATTGAAAAACGCCTTTTAAATTGTAATCATGTGACTTCGATTGCTACACATGATGACGCAATTATTAATCATGTAAAGCAATTCGCAAAAGATAATCATATCGATAAAGAGCAATATGAATTCCAAATGTTATACGGGTTTAGAACTGAACTCGCTGAAAAAATTGCTAAAGAAGGATACAACTTCTGTATTTATGTACCTTTTGGTGACGATTGGTTTAGTTATTTCATGCGTAGATTAGCAGAAAGACCTCAAAACTTAGTGTTAGCTTATAAGGAATTCACTAGCCCTCAAATGTTGAAAAAATTAGGCATTTTCTTTGGTGCTACCACTGCTTTAATTGCTGGACTTGTCGCATTATTCAAATTGAGCAAAAAATAA
- a CDS encoding alpha/beta fold hydrolase: MWKWETENEAKGVIVIVHNMLEHTGRYAYLITMLRRNGYHVIMGDLPGQGQTSRSNKGQINNFDVYHENVLEWIKIANEYKIPTYVIGVGLGGLIMLNLLERVEVPIEGLALISPILEFKKSGKSRKDKIIANIGNVAKDARFKVGIEARDLTRNTEVLEETSDDQLMLTKVTYHWYKQVVEVMKETVTHLTDINKIPLLLMYGTEDKVADTELMDLIKDKVKTDELYFKVWEGLYHEVHNEPERDEVMRYILSFLNNSSSAMGFIIDDENNVNK; encoded by the coding sequence ATGTGGAAGTGGGAAACTGAAAACGAAGCTAAGGGTGTAATAGTTATTGTACATAATATGTTAGAGCATACCGGAAGATATGCTTATTTAATCACTATGCTTCGTCGTAACGGTTATCACGTAATAATGGGTGATTTACCTGGACAAGGCCAAACTTCACGTTCTAATAAAGGTCAAATAAATAACTTTGACGTATATCATGAAAACGTATTGGAATGGATTAAAATTGCAAATGAATATAAAATTCCAACATATGTTATAGGCGTCGGTTTAGGTGGATTAATTATGTTAAATCTACTTGAACGCGTGGAAGTACCTATCGAGGGATTAGCACTTATTTCTCCAATATTAGAATTTAAAAAAAGTGGCAAATCACGTAAAGATAAAATAATAGCGAATATAGGCAATGTCGCCAAAGATGCACGTTTCAAAGTAGGTATTGAAGCACGTGATTTAACTCGTAATACTGAAGTGCTTGAAGAAACATCAGATGATCAATTAATGCTAACAAAAGTTACTTATCATTGGTATAAACAAGTTGTTGAAGTGATGAAAGAAACTGTAACACATTTAACTGATATTAATAAAATACCATTATTATTAATGTATGGTACTGAAGATAAAGTAGCTGATACTGAACTTATGGACTTAATCAAAGATAAAGTTAAAACTGATGAACTTTATTTCAAAGTGTGGGAAGGTTTATATCACGAAGTCCATAATGAACCTGAAAGGGACGAAGTGATGCGCTATATATTATCATTTTTAAATAATAGTTCTAGTGCAATGGGTTTTATAATAGATGATGAAAATAACGTAAATAAATAG
- the ribH gene encoding 6,7-dimethyl-8-ribityllumazine synthase, translating to MNFEGKLIGTDLKVAIVVSRFNDFITNRLLDGAKDTLIRHEVPENNIDVAYVPGAFEIPLVAKRLAQKGEYDAVITLGCVIKGSTSHYDYVCNEVSKGVSKANDVADIPVIFGILTTDNIEQAVERAGTKAGNKGSEAAVSAIEMANLLKSINA from the coding sequence ATGAATTTTGAAGGTAAATTAATAGGCACAGATTTAAAAGTAGCAATTGTAGTCAGTCGTTTCAATGATTTTATCACTAATAGATTATTAGACGGTGCGAAAGATACGTTAATTAGACACGAAGTGCCGGAAAACAATATTGACGTTGCATATGTACCAGGCGCTTTTGAAATTCCGTTGGTTGCTAAAAGGTTAGCACAAAAAGGTGAATACGATGCAGTTATCACTCTAGGTTGTGTTATCAAAGGGTCAACTTCTCATTATGATTATGTATGTAATGAAGTTTCAAAAGGTGTTTCTAAAGCGAACGACGTAGCAGATATTCCTGTTATTTTTGGTATTTTAACTACTGACAATATCGAACAAGCTGTAGAAAGAGCGGGAACTAAAGCCGGTAATAAAGGGTCTGAAGCGGCAGTTAGCGCAATTGAAATGGCTAATCTATTAAAGTCAATTAATGCATAA
- a CDS encoding TIGR01212 family radical SAM protein (This family includes YhcC from E. coli K-12, an uncharacterized radical SAM protein.): protein MGHFFPYAFEDKRYHTWNYHLKNKFGQKIFKVAIDGGFDCPNRDGTVAHGGCTFCSAAGSGDFAGNRVDPIEVQFKQIKDRMHEKWSEGQYIAYFQAFTNTHAPVDVLREKYEAALKEEGVVGLSIATRPDCLPDDVVEYLAELNERTYLWVELGLQTVHQETSDLINRAHDMPTYYEGIAKLRKHNINICTHIINGLPGEDYDMMMETAREVAQMDVQGIKIHLLHLLKGTPMVKQYDKGMLEFMSQEEYTNLVCDQLELMPPEMIVHRITGDGPIDLMVGPMWSVNKWEVLNEIDNELARRNSYQGKHFESVHHV, encoded by the coding sequence ATGGGTCATTTTTTCCCTTATGCATTCGAAGATAAAAGATATCACACATGGAATTACCACTTAAAAAATAAATTTGGCCAAAAAATATTTAAAGTCGCTATAGATGGTGGCTTTGACTGCCCAAATAGAGATGGCACTGTCGCACATGGTGGATGTACATTTTGTTCAGCCGCTGGCAGTGGTGATTTTGCTGGTAATCGCGTCGATCCAATCGAAGTGCAGTTTAAGCAAATTAAAGATAGAATGCATGAAAAATGGAGTGAAGGTCAGTACATCGCATACTTCCAAGCCTTTACAAATACGCATGCACCAGTTGATGTATTGCGTGAGAAATATGAAGCTGCTTTAAAAGAAGAAGGCGTTGTCGGTTTATCTATTGCCACTAGACCTGACTGTCTACCGGACGATGTAGTAGAATATTTAGCTGAATTAAATGAACGTACTTATTTATGGGTGGAATTAGGTTTACAAACAGTACACCAGGAAACTTCAGACCTCATTAACCGCGCACACGATATGCCAACTTATTATGAAGGCATAGCTAAATTAAGAAAACATAATATTAATATATGTACTCATATTATTAATGGATTACCAGGCGAAGACTATGACATGATGATGGAAACAGCAAGAGAAGTTGCTCAAATGGACGTGCAAGGTATTAAAATTCATTTACTTCACCTATTAAAAGGCACACCTATGGTTAAACAATATGATAAAGGTATGCTTGAGTTTATGTCACAAGAAGAATATACCAATTTAGTATGTGACCAATTAGAATTAATGCCTCCCGAAATGATTGTGCATAGAATCACTGGCGATGGTCCGATAGATTTAATGGTAGGTCCAATGTGGAGCGTTAATAAATGGGAAGTATTAAACGAAATTGATAATGAACTTGCTCGTCGAAACTCTTATCAAGGAAAACACTTTGAAAGTGTACATCACGTATGA
- a CDS encoding tRNA (mnm(5)s(2)U34)-methyltransferase, translating to MKLTRILPYAKTLLSEHITEHSIVIDATCGNGHDTLFLAQQVTSGVVYAFDIQRQAIKSTEDKVKDYSNVNLIHDSHANVTSYISDSHKGHIDAAIFNLGYLPKGDKQIVTQPKSTISAIESIFEVLAPEGIIILVIYPGHDEGKVESDKVVNFLTSIDQQIAHVLQYQFINQQNDPPFICAIEKR from the coding sequence ATGAAATTAACAAGAATTTTACCTTATGCTAAAACATTACTGTCAGAGCATATAACTGAACATAGTATCGTTATCGATGCTACTTGTGGAAATGGTCATGATACTTTATTTTTAGCTCAACAAGTGACAAGCGGCGTTGTATATGCCTTTGATATACAGCGACAAGCTATAAAATCTACTGAAGACAAAGTGAAGGACTATTCAAATGTTAATCTTATTCATGATAGTCATGCCAATGTAACAAGTTATATCTCCGACTCACATAAAGGACATATAGACGCAGCTATTTTTAATTTAGGCTATCTTCCTAAAGGAGATAAGCAAATAGTGACACAACCAAAAAGTACAATATCAGCTATTGAAAGCATATTTGAGGTGCTAGCTCCAGAAGGCATTATTATTTTAGTTATATATCCTGGACATGATGAAGGGAAAGTTGAAAGTGATAAAGTAGTCAATTTTTTAACTTCAATCGATCAACAAATTGCCCACGTGCTGCAATATCAATTCATCAATCAACAAAACGATCCGCCCTTCATTTGTGCTATAGAAAAGCGTTAA
- the ribE gene encoding riboflavin synthase, whose amino-acid sequence MFTGIVEEVGTIKRSNSKSTIVELSIACHKILEDIHIGDSISVNGACLTVTEFTNASFTVQVIKGTEDKTYLNKLNQGAEVNLERAMSGSGRFGGHFVLGHVDEVGTITNIKATDNSKIVSIKTTTQAINEMVQQGSIAVDGVSLTIFQLNEQSFDIHLIPETRKSTILNDKRVGDAVHLETDMLFKYVNKIMNSNNSTLTQDKLKAFGF is encoded by the coding sequence ATGTTTACTGGAATTGTTGAAGAAGTCGGTACGATAAAGCGAAGCAATAGTAAAAGCACAATTGTTGAGCTGTCGATTGCTTGTCATAAAATATTAGAAGATATCCACATTGGTGATTCTATTAGCGTTAATGGTGCTTGCTTAACTGTTACCGAATTTACAAATGCTAGCTTTACTGTTCAAGTAATCAAAGGCACAGAAGATAAGACATACTTGAATAAGTTGAATCAAGGCGCTGAAGTTAATTTGGAACGTGCAATGAGTGGTAGCGGTCGTTTTGGAGGACATTTTGTATTAGGCCATGTTGATGAAGTAGGGACTATTACAAATATTAAAGCTACTGATAACTCAAAAATTGTGTCAATTAAAACTACGACACAAGCAATTAATGAAATGGTACAGCAGGGCTCAATTGCGGTTGATGGAGTAAGCTTAACTATTTTCCAATTGAATGAGCAAAGTTTTGATATTCATTTAATACCAGAAACTAGAAAATCAACAATTTTAAATGATAAACGTGTTGGAGATGCTGTACATTTAGAAACAGATATGCTTTTTAAGTATGTGAATAAAATAATGAATAGCAACAATTCCACATTAACACAAGATAAATTAAAAGCTTTTGGCTTTTAG
- a CDS encoding MDR family MFS transporter, whose translation MNMPKSVWWLVIGMALNITGSSFLWPLNTIYMNHELHKSLTVAGFVLLINSFGMVIGNLLGGTFFDKYGGYRTIMTGTVICLISTTLLNFFHGWPWYAVWLVCLGFGGGLIIPAIYAMAGAVWPNGGRQTFNAIYLAQNIGVALGAALGGFVAEISFNYIFIANLIMYILFALVAVFNFNIELEVKVKSNETFKLFSKQYRTQFISLVLLCAMFIICWVAYIQWESTIASFTQHLNISMRQYSLLWTVNGILILVAQPFIAPIIRLLKGNLVHQMFIGIVIFMLCFFVTSFAEQFSIMMIGMVILSLGEMFVWPAVPTIANKLAPRGKEGSFQGYVNSASTIGKALGPLLGGIIVDTFNISAMFISMIALLIIALVFLYVFGKTFHQKDSSS comes from the coding sequence ATGAATATGCCTAAATCAGTATGGTGGTTAGTGATTGGTATGGCATTAAACATAACTGGTTCAAGCTTTCTATGGCCATTAAATACAATTTACATGAATCATGAATTACATAAAAGTTTAACCGTAGCTGGTTTTGTGTTGCTTATAAATTCATTTGGTATGGTAATTGGTAATTTATTAGGTGGTACGTTTTTTGATAAATACGGAGGTTATCGAACAATTATGACAGGGACAGTCATTTGTTTGATAAGTACTACATTGCTTAATTTCTTTCATGGTTGGCCATGGTATGCCGTTTGGTTAGTGTGTTTAGGATTCGGTGGTGGTTTAATCATCCCGGCTATATACGCTATGGCTGGTGCTGTTTGGCCTAATGGTGGTAGACAGACCTTTAATGCTATTTATTTAGCACAAAATATTGGTGTAGCGCTTGGGGCGGCACTTGGTGGTTTCGTTGCTGAAATAAGCTTTAACTATATATTTATAGCAAATTTAATTATGTATATACTATTTGCTTTAGTTGCTGTCTTTAATTTTAATATTGAATTAGAGGTTAAGGTGAAATCTAACGAAACATTTAAATTATTTTCAAAACAATATAGGACTCAGTTTATATCATTGGTATTATTATGTGCGATGTTTATTATTTGTTGGGTTGCATATATTCAATGGGAAAGCACAATCGCTTCATTTACGCAGCATTTAAATATATCAATGAGACAATATAGCTTATTATGGACAGTTAATGGAATCCTAATACTGGTTGCGCAACCGTTTATCGCGCCTATCATTCGCTTATTAAAAGGGAATTTAGTACATCAGATGTTTATCGGTATAGTGATATTTATGTTGTGCTTTTTCGTTACTAGTTTTGCCGAGCAATTTTCTATAATGATGATTGGCATGGTAATTCTTAGTTTAGGAGAGATGTTTGTGTGGCCTGCGGTACCTACAATTGCTAATAAGTTGGCTCCGCGTGGTAAAGAAGGCTCGTTCCAAGGTTATGTAAATTCTGCTTCTACTATAGGTAAGGCATTAGGGCCATTATTAGGAGGTATCATTGTAGATACATTTAATATAAGTGCGATGTTTATTAGTATGATAGCTTTATTAATTATTGCATTAGTATTCCTTTATGTATTTGGAAAAACTTTCCATCAAAAGGATAGCTCCTCTTAA